One part of the Mya arenaria isolate MELC-2E11 chromosome 3, ASM2691426v1 genome encodes these proteins:
- the LOC128225588 gene encoding uncharacterized protein LOC128225588 isoform X2 has translation MDGDPPGKELPGNDLSGSKDADGGDGVGAGLPSSIEDAPKEIEPEALTAETELDRFVEGEFKQQDDTFITEVRMVDDSGRGEGVGRRRLTKEDEDLGIYDDTDDGDDLSDSELELERLREEKRKREEEERQEEEHRKEAERKAALEERLRMEREQERELAMKAKTPPDTTIAIFEKPEITPRPDAGASSRTSARSWSDPKFLQGLSLKEIYWRSGGPDQPTVTTSMASQIEHSINASRLALESREAMFRRAMSLLSARCASVRHEAGDGEPALLAGQPPKYFFVTQDKPVPMEPLKAWRGYNGNIYFEPININPLKVDMDETRAKTSLPRTTEHPRAQTSGPRFRPVMGKENRSQDSRSESRLTNKSSDGSRRASMRPLAFLDKQSVFNQFNESIQEDLVLLEGQESTGSLAVRPRTYPDRYSKDKERDMQYNKERIRKGSVAHKLYVENKSKQKPKLTVSGGKFTPPNSLSPLLRTQTQYSLSNQRLTTNSPDPYHLNESKLPPLDQIRASIKHMDSQSGGKGRPYNRPVTMTDDMKPFVKYSHDVKTKFAQQANIC, from the exons ATGGACGGAGACCCGCCAGGAAAAGAGCTTCCCGGAAATGACCTTTCGGGTAGCAAAGATGCGGATGGCGGAGACGGTGTAGGTGCAGGATTACCATCTTCCATAGAAGACGCTCCCAAAGAGATTGAGCCTGAAGCGTTGACGGCGGAGACAGAGCTAGACAGATTTGTGGAGGGGGAGTTCAAACAGCAAGACGACACTTTCATCACGGAAGTGCGCATGGTCGACGACTCTGGGCGGGGCGAAGGGGTCGGCAGGCGGCGGCTCACTAAGGAAGATGAGGACCTAGGCATCTACGACGACACGGACGATGGCGACGATCTGAGCGACTCGGAACTTGAGCTGGAGCGGCTCCGGGAGGAGAAACGAAAGCGTGAGGAGGAGGAGAGACAAGAGGAAGAGCACCGCAAGGAGGCCGAACGGAAGGCAGCGTTAGAAGAGCGACTTCGGATGGAGAGGGAACAGGAGAGGGAGCTAGCTATGAAAGCCAAAACACCCCCTGACACGACAATCGCCATATTTGAGAAACCAGAAATTACCCCGCGCCCGGATGCGGGCGCGTCAAGCAGGACGAGTGCGCGGTCATGGTCGGATCCAAAATTTCTACAGGGACTCAGTCTGAAGGAGATATACTGGCGGTCTGGAGGCCCCGATCAGCCAACAGTCACCACCAGCATGGCATCACAGATCGAACATTCCAT AAACGCGTCTCGGCTTGCGTTGGAGTCCCGAGAGGCGATGTTCCGGCGGGCAATGTCGCTGCTGTCCGCCAGGTGCGCGTCCGTGCGGCACGAGGCGGGTGACGGGGAGCCGGCGCTGCTCGCTGGCCAGCCGCCCAAGTACTTTTTCGTCACCCAGGATAAGCCTGTACCCATGGAGCCACTCAAG GCCTGGCGCGGTTATAACGGAAATATATACTTTGAGCCTATCAACATCAATCCCCTGAAGGTCGACATGGACGAGACCCGTGCAAAGACGTCCCTGCCTCGCACCACTGAACATCCACGTGCACAAACTTCCGGCCCGCGGTTTCGCCCCGTCATGGGCAAGGAAAACAGGTCACAGGACAGCCGCAGCGAGTCGAGACTGACCAACAAGAGCTCTGATGGAAGCAGGCGGGCTTCCATGCGGCCTCTGGCGTTCTTAGACAAGCAGTCTGTTTTTAACCAGTTCAACGAAAGCATCCAAGAAGACCTCGTGTTGTTGGAGGGCCAGGAGAGCACGGGCAGCCTGGCGGTGCGGCCGCGGACGTACCCGGACCGCTACAGCAAGGATAAGGAGCGCGACATGCAGTACAACAAGGAAAGAATCAGGAAGGGTTCCGTGGCTCATAAACTGTATGTGGAAAACAAATCCAAACAGAAGCCCAAGCTAACAGTAAGTGGCGGGAAATTCACACCGCCTAATTCGCTTTCGCCATTGTTACGGACACAGACTCAGTATTCTCTGAGCAATCAAAGACTGACAACAAATAGCCCTGATCCGTACCACCTGAACGAGTCCAAGTTACCTCCTCTGGACCAGATACGGGCCAGCATTAAGCACATGGACAGTCAGTCGGGCGGCAAGGGCCGGCCTTACAACCGACCGGTCACTATGACCGACGACATGAAACCGTTTGTGAAGTACAGCCATGACGTGAAGACCAAGTTCGCCCAGCAGGCCAACATCTGCTGA
- the LOC128225588 gene encoding uncharacterized protein LOC128225588 isoform X1 — protein MENFKIVKKEFNTKAIAGNNRRRKCDTVGRDNIEMVLLTPPARENTQTDIFTGRSNTSTDGNIESVINEVNYHTGEPFLLNVDIFKKREIKPGVGIAFHTPGKSFGDCASAEGLLALHDDPEISEDLQVEREMERLLMGGSTEPLDSEEEVAVDEQLRCLEVARSEVDDRFSRASRDTFTTTLRTGLSTRTIPELNLSWDSTAVSSTSRSGVLSAYTNQYLHNTASIFGSTGGQKKTRQGQRRRAMLGVRWDSRIEDGGGIRKLFSFECSTRKPDTGLSDRCFESSRNASRLALESREAMFRRAMSLLSARCASVRHEAGDGEPALLAGQPPKYFFVTQDKPVPMEPLKAWRGYNGNIYFEPININPLKVDMDETRAKTSLPRTTEHPRAQTSGPRFRPVMGKENRSQDSRSESRLTNKSSDGSRRASMRPLAFLDKQSVFNQFNESIQEDLVLLEGQESTGSLAVRPRTYPDRYSKDKERDMQYNKERIRKGSVAHKLYVENKSKQKPKLTVSGGKFTPPNSLSPLLRTQTQYSLSNQRLTTNSPDPYHLNESKLPPLDQIRASIKHMDSQSGGKGRPYNRPVTMTDDMKPFVKYSHDVKTKFAQQANIC, from the exons ATGgagaattttaaaattgttaaaaaagaatTCAACACAAAGGCTATTGCTGGCAATAATAGGAGAAGAAAATGTGACACTGTAGGGAGAGATAACATTGAAATGGTTCTGTTGACACCACCGGCAAGAGAAAACACACAAACAGATATCTTCACTGGCAGAAGTAACACGTCGACGGATGGCAATATTGAGAGTGTTATAAACGAGGTGAACTATCACACAGGCGAACCGTTCTTGCTGAATGTCGACATTTTCAAGAAGCGCGAGATCAAGCCTGGAGTTGGGATTGCATTTCATACTCCTGGGAAGTCGTTCGGTGATTGTGCTTCAGCCGAGGGCCTGTTAGCACTACATGACGATCCTGAGATATCGGAGGACTTGCAGGTTGAACGGGAAATGGAGCGGCTGCTGATGGGCGGCTCCACGGAGCCCTTGGACAGCGAGGAGGAGGTAGCGGTTGACGAGCAGCTCCGGTGCCTAGAAGTCGCTAGGTCGGAAGTGGACGACCGATTCTCCCGTGCCAGTAGGGACACGTTTACCACCACACTTAGGACGGGGCTTTCAACGCGAACTATACCGGAACTTAACCTTTCCTGGGATAGTACGGCCGTTAGCTCTACTTCGCGCTCCGGAGTATTGTCAGCCTACACGAATCAGTATCTTCACAACACCGCCTCCATATTTGGGTCAACGGGCGGTCAAAAGAAGACGCGACAGGGACAAAGGAGGCGGGCAATGTTGGGCGTAAGGTGGGACAGTCGGATAGAGGACGGTGGAGGCATAAGGAAGCTCTTTAGCTTTGAATGTTCGACGAGGAAACCAGACACTGGCTTGAGCGACCGATGTTTTGAATCATCAAG AAACGCGTCTCGGCTTGCGTTGGAGTCCCGAGAGGCGATGTTCCGGCGGGCAATGTCGCTGCTGTCCGCCAGGTGCGCGTCCGTGCGGCACGAGGCGGGTGACGGGGAGCCGGCGCTGCTCGCTGGCCAGCCGCCCAAGTACTTTTTCGTCACCCAGGATAAGCCTGTACCCATGGAGCCACTCAAG GCCTGGCGCGGTTATAACGGAAATATATACTTTGAGCCTATCAACATCAATCCCCTGAAGGTCGACATGGACGAGACCCGTGCAAAGACGTCCCTGCCTCGCACCACTGAACATCCACGTGCACAAACTTCCGGCCCGCGGTTTCGCCCCGTCATGGGCAAGGAAAACAGGTCACAGGACAGCCGCAGCGAGTCGAGACTGACCAACAAGAGCTCTGATGGAAGCAGGCGGGCTTCCATGCGGCCTCTGGCGTTCTTAGACAAGCAGTCTGTTTTTAACCAGTTCAACGAAAGCATCCAAGAAGACCTCGTGTTGTTGGAGGGCCAGGAGAGCACGGGCAGCCTGGCGGTGCGGCCGCGGACGTACCCGGACCGCTACAGCAAGGATAAGGAGCGCGACATGCAGTACAACAAGGAAAGAATCAGGAAGGGTTCCGTGGCTCATAAACTGTATGTGGAAAACAAATCCAAACAGAAGCCCAAGCTAACAGTAAGTGGCGGGAAATTCACACCGCCTAATTCGCTTTCGCCATTGTTACGGACACAGACTCAGTATTCTCTGAGCAATCAAAGACTGACAACAAATAGCCCTGATCCGTACCACCTGAACGAGTCCAAGTTACCTCCTCTGGACCAGATACGGGCCAGCATTAAGCACATGGACAGTCAGTCGGGCGGCAAGGGCCGGCCTTACAACCGACCGGTCACTATGACCGACGACATGAAACCGTTTGTGAAGTACAGCCATGACGTGAAGACCAAGTTCGCCCAGCAGGCCAACATCTGCTGA